One genomic window of Luteolibacter flavescens includes the following:
- a CDS encoding serine hydrolase, with amino-acid sequence MFIRSLLSFITVAGVSCAAHPLHEIAEKAAADLPAGCIVTAEQIDGAVRYAVAGKAEPAGDIAPEKRVFEIGSITKVFTGLLLADAVESKKVRLDTTLKELLGDEITFADPDVAAITLVQLSTHTSGLPRLPDNMAASEAISEDPYKNYDREDTLQFLAKAELPHAPPFPAAYSNYAIGLLGELLAGVHGKSYADLLEEKITGPLGLKDTMIVPGEDQQARLAPPHDAGKPGHSWTFQAMAAAGALRSTAADLVTFGNALLDPDKTPIAPAIKTMMKIHAPYEGNGEIGLGIMIGKLDGHTEYSHSGGTGGYRSALQVIPDLKIVRVGLVNTTSLEPALLFGKTRDEKHSEAPEIKLTAEQLDAFTGVYSSGQSSLTVLHRGEHLHVRLTGQPFYPVKCIGEDRFRYDVVVAELRFAREEDAVTSVVLHQNGRQYLAKRTGDAPHMEFPTAQELDAYTGEYSLLGQTLTVTRRDESLMVQLTGQPAMPVFSTKADRFEYDVVKAAIEFERDEKGQVTGLTLHQNGKHSAKKR; translated from the coding sequence ATGTTCATCCGGAGTCTTCTGAGCTTCATCACGGTGGCTGGCGTGTCGTGCGCCGCGCACCCCTTGCATGAGATCGCGGAGAAAGCCGCGGCTGACTTGCCGGCAGGGTGTATCGTCACGGCGGAGCAGATCGATGGTGCCGTCCGCTATGCCGTCGCCGGCAAGGCTGAGCCTGCGGGAGACATCGCGCCGGAGAAGCGCGTCTTCGAGATCGGCTCCATCACGAAGGTCTTCACCGGCCTGCTGCTCGCCGATGCAGTGGAGTCGAAGAAGGTCCGCCTGGACACGACGCTGAAGGAACTGCTCGGCGACGAAATCACCTTCGCCGATCCCGACGTGGCCGCGATCACGCTGGTGCAGCTTTCCACGCACACCAGCGGGCTGCCCCGGCTGCCGGACAACATGGCCGCCTCCGAAGCTATCTCGGAAGATCCCTACAAGAACTACGACCGGGAGGATACGCTGCAGTTCCTAGCGAAGGCCGAACTGCCCCACGCGCCGCCCTTCCCTGCCGCCTACTCGAACTATGCCATCGGCCTGTTGGGCGAGCTGCTGGCGGGCGTCCACGGGAAGAGCTATGCCGATCTGTTAGAAGAGAAGATCACCGGCCCGCTTGGCCTGAAGGACACGATGATCGTCCCGGGCGAGGACCAGCAGGCACGGCTGGCCCCGCCGCACGACGCAGGAAAGCCGGGGCACTCGTGGACCTTCCAGGCGATGGCCGCGGCCGGTGCCCTGCGCTCCACCGCGGCGGATCTCGTCACCTTTGGCAATGCCTTACTGGATCCGGACAAGACTCCCATCGCCCCGGCGATCAAGACCATGATGAAGATCCACGCGCCCTATGAAGGAAACGGTGAGATCGGGCTGGGCATCATGATCGGCAAGCTGGACGGGCACACCGAGTACAGCCACAGCGGCGGCACTGGCGGCTATCGCTCCGCGCTGCAGGTGATCCCGGACCTAAAGATCGTCCGCGTCGGACTGGTGAATACAACCTCGCTTGAGCCTGCGTTGCTCTTCGGCAAAACCCGCGATGAAAAGCATTCCGAAGCCCCCGAGATCAAGCTTACCGCGGAGCAACTCGACGCCTTCACCGGCGTGTATTCCTCGGGGCAATCCAGCCTCACCGTCCTCCACCGCGGCGAGCACCTCCACGTCCGCCTCACCGGCCAGCCCTTCTATCCGGTGAAGTGCATCGGCGAGGATCGCTTCCGCTACGACGTCGTGGTCGCCGAGTTGCGCTTCGCCCGTGAAGAGGATGCCGTGACCTCCGTGGTGCTCCACCAGAATGGCCGCCAGTATCTGGCCAAGCGCACCGGCGATGCCCCGCATATGGAATTCCCCACCGCCCAAGAACTCGACGCCTACACCGGCGAATACTCCCTGCTCGGTCAGACCCTCACCGTCACGCGTCGCGATGAATCGCTCATGGTGCAACTCACCGGCCAACCGGCCATGCCTGTCTTTTCCACGAAAGCCGACCGTTTCGAGTATGACGTGGTGAAGGCCGCCATCGAGTTCGAGAGGGATGAAAAAGGCCAAGTCACCGGCCTGACATTGCACCAGAACGGAAAACACAGCGCAAAGAAGCGCTAA
- a CDS encoding metal-dependent hydrolase: MLIGTHVLLPVCIALTAECVSLAKGRGHVFPPWGLVLVGAFGALPDVCTPHISLADRHASWSHTVWFLAGMAPFAAMVVTLFEKQGRWWLALACWLAVLLHLIGDAVAGGIAPLYPWRTEVVGDYYIAVPDWMWYEIGFVLLTWVLVRFRPFCEARGIGAGVMPSSPSNQA, from the coding sequence ATGCTGATCGGCACCCATGTCCTGCTGCCCGTGTGCATCGCCCTGACGGCCGAGTGCGTTTCGCTGGCGAAGGGCCGCGGGCACGTCTTCCCTCCGTGGGGACTTGTGTTGGTCGGGGCCTTCGGCGCGCTTCCGGACGTGTGTACGCCACACATCTCGCTGGCGGACCGGCATGCTAGCTGGTCACACACGGTGTGGTTCCTTGCCGGGATGGCCCCCTTTGCCGCGATGGTTGTGACGCTTTTTGAAAAGCAGGGCCGCTGGTGGCTGGCCCTCGCGTGCTGGCTGGCCGTGCTGCTCCACCTCATCGGCGATGCCGTGGCGGGCGGGATCGCTCCGCTCTATCCATGGCGGACGGAGGTGGTCGGGGACTACTACATTGCCGTGCCGGACTGGATGTGGTATGAGATCGGCTTCGTCTTGCTGACCTGGGTCTTGGTCCGCTTCCGGCCCTTCTGCGAGGCCCGCGGCATTGGGGCGGGCGTGATGCCAAGCAGCCCGTCGAACCAAGCGTGA